In Zobellia roscoffensis, the following are encoded in one genomic region:
- a CDS encoding TolC family protein yields the protein MIRHIKIVVFLCAVVILHSCVPTKTVREADTTVPDQYEGATGDSSNTASVKWRDYFKDEHLSSLIEIALQNNQELNIVLQEIAVAQSEVKEKKGEYLPFVNLQAGSGLEKVGRYTSQGASDANNDIRPGEEFPEPLGDFLIEARANWEIDIWHKLRNAKKAAVMRYLSSVEGRNFMVTNLISEIANSYYELLALDNQMAIIKQNIGIQSNALKIVKIQKAAAKANELAVKKFEAEVFHTKSLQFEIQQEIVQKENEINFLLGRYPQPIARDYDGFETLVPETVHLGLPSELLANRPDVKQAELDLLAAKLDVKVAKARFYPSLGLSAGIGFQSFNTEYLLETPQSLIYSVFGELTAPLINRNAIKAAYTGASAKQLQAVYTYEQTILNAYVEVVNQLAKIDNFEKSYDLRSKEVDALTASIDISNRLFRSARADYMEVLLTQRDALEARVELVETKQKQMNAVVNVYRALGGGWN from the coding sequence ATGATACGACATATTAAAATTGTGGTTTTCCTGTGTGCAGTCGTGATATTGCATTCATGTGTACCCACTAAAACCGTTCGTGAAGCGGATACTACAGTTCCCGATCAATATGAGGGTGCAACCGGTGATAGTTCCAATACCGCTTCGGTAAAGTGGAGGGATTATTTTAAGGATGAACACCTTAGTTCCCTTATTGAAATTGCACTACAGAACAATCAAGAACTCAATATTGTGCTGCAGGAAATAGCAGTGGCGCAGAGTGAGGTAAAGGAGAAAAAGGGGGAGTACCTTCCCTTTGTTAACCTACAGGCCGGTAGCGGATTGGAAAAGGTTGGCCGATATACCAGTCAGGGAGCAAGTGATGCGAATAATGATATTCGGCCGGGTGAGGAATTTCCAGAGCCTTTAGGTGATTTCTTAATTGAAGCTCGGGCCAATTGGGAGATAGATATTTGGCATAAGCTAAGAAATGCCAAAAAAGCTGCGGTTATGCGTTACCTATCTTCGGTAGAAGGACGGAACTTTATGGTAACCAATCTTATCTCCGAGATAGCAAATTCATATTATGAGTTGTTGGCTCTGGACAATCAAATGGCTATAATAAAGCAGAACATAGGTATTCAGAGCAATGCTTTAAAAATTGTAAAAATTCAAAAAGCAGCGGCAAAAGCAAATGAACTGGCTGTTAAAAAGTTTGAAGCAGAAGTTTTTCACACCAAGAGTTTACAGTTCGAGATTCAACAGGAAATCGTCCAAAAGGAAAATGAAATCAATTTCTTGTTAGGGCGATACCCCCAGCCTATAGCTAGGGATTATGACGGATTTGAAACCTTGGTTCCGGAAACAGTGCACTTAGGCCTGCCTTCTGAATTACTGGCAAACCGTCCGGATGTAAAACAGGCAGAACTTGATTTATTGGCGGCAAAGCTAGATGTAAAGGTTGCTAAAGCAAGATTTTATCCTTCTCTAGGGCTATCTGCAGGAATTGGGTTTCAGTCTTTTAACACGGAGTATTTGTTAGAGACTCCTCAATCTCTTATTTATTCGGTATTTGGGGAATTAACGGCACCTTTGATCAATAGAAATGCAATTAAAGCGGCATATACCGGTGCCAGTGCTAAGCAGCTGCAAGCGGTCTATACTTATGAACAGACCATTTTGAATGCGTATGTAGAGGTTGTAAATCAATTGGCGAAAATAGATAATTTCGAAAAAAGTTACGATTTAAGGTCTAAAGAGGTTGATGCACTAACAGCTTCGATTGATATTTCAAACCGACTTTTTAGGTCTGCCAGAGCAGATTATATGGAAGTTTTGCTTACACAACGTGATGCTCTAGAAGCTCGGGTAGAACTTGTAGAGACCAAGCAAAAACAAATGAACGCGGTAGTTAACGTGTACCGTGCTTTAGGTGGAGGTTGGAATTAG
- a CDS encoding SMP-30/gluconolactonase/LRE family protein: protein MRNYSIPSLLSAFILLGFSSCKAQQKKAEDIIAKDAELTLVSDEYKFTEGPAVDANGDIYFTDQPNDRIVKWDAASNTVTDYMKPSGRANGLYFDHDGNLLAAADEKNELWRIAPDKKITVLIDDYEEKKLNGPNDIWVDLVGGIYFTDPFYKRSWWKHTEPEQTARRVYYLSKRSSTPKIVADDNFEQPNGIIGSPDGKLLYVSDNGAKKTYVYTISSNGVLSNKKLFADMGSDGMTIDNQGNVYLTGDGVTVFNSKGEQIEHIAVPESWTANVTFGGPDQNILFITAMDSVYTLAMNVHGVR, encoded by the coding sequence ATGAGAAACTACAGCATACCTTCCCTATTATCCGCATTTATTTTATTAGGCTTTTCATCTTGCAAAGCACAACAAAAGAAAGCCGAAGACATCATTGCCAAAGATGCAGAGTTAACATTGGTTTCCGATGAATATAAATTTACCGAAGGTCCTGCAGTTGATGCGAACGGAGATATTTATTTCACGGACCAGCCCAATGACCGAATTGTAAAATGGGATGCTGCAAGCAATACCGTTACGGACTATATGAAGCCTTCAGGACGTGCAAACGGACTCTATTTTGACCATGACGGTAATCTTTTGGCTGCCGCCGATGAGAAAAACGAACTCTGGCGTATTGCTCCCGATAAAAAAATAACCGTACTAATTGATGATTACGAAGAAAAAAAGTTAAATGGCCCCAATGACATTTGGGTTGATTTAGTGGGAGGGATTTATTTTACCGACCCGTTTTACAAAAGGTCTTGGTGGAAACATACGGAACCGGAACAAACCGCCAGAAGGGTATATTACCTTTCAAAAAGAAGCTCAACGCCAAAAATTGTAGCCGATGATAATTTTGAACAACCTAATGGAATAATTGGATCACCAGATGGTAAACTCTTATACGTTTCGGATAATGGTGCAAAAAAGACCTACGTCTACACCATATCTTCCAATGGAGTTTTATCTAACAAAAAATTGTTTGCCGATATGGGCTCTGATGGTATGACCATAGACAACCAAGGCAATGTGTATCTTACCGGAGACGGGGTTACCGTATTTAATTCCAAAGGTGAACAAATAGAACATATTGCGGTTCCCGAAAGTTGGACGGCCAATGTAACTTTTGGCGGACCTGACCAAAACATACTTTTTATTACAGCAATGGATTCTGTTTATACATTAGCCATGAACGTGCATGGTGTACGATAG